The DNA region GTTCTCTCCTGACGGTCGGTGGCTAGCCTACGTCTCGGATGAGTCGGGCCGGGACGAGATATACGTACAACCTTACCCTGGCCCTGGAGGGAAGTGGCCGATCTCGACCGAAGGCGGGACTGAGCCGCGCTGGTCAGCCGATGGACGCGAGTTGTTTTACCGGCTGGGGGACAAAATGATGGTCGTGGAGGTGCAAAGTGAACCGGTCTTTTCCTCGGGAAGGTCACAACTGGTCTTTGAAGTGCCTTACCTAAGAGACCAATTTGCTACTTCAAACTACGACATCTCCCCCGACGGCCAACGATTCTTGATGATCAAGGAAGAGGAGGGGCAGCAGGGGGGCCGAATCAACCTCGTCCTCAACTGGTTTGAAGAACTCAAACGACTGGTGCCCACGAACTGACAAAGGAGCTGCTATGCGCCATCTCATCGCAAAAGGCATGCCGGTAGTGTTTGTCATCGCCGCGGCTCTGATCGCATCTTCGGTAACTGCGCAACCAGCGAGCAGCCGGCAAGTCGACTTGACCATTAATGAGGGAACTGCGTTGGCCATTGCCCTGTCGCCAGACGGGGAGACCGTGGCCATGGATCTGCTGGGAACCCTGTGGGTTGTTTCGATAGGGGGTGGTCCTGCCCGTCGGATTACAGATGAATTGGGTGACATCAGGCAGCCGGCCTGGTTTCCGGATGGGAAGACCATCGCCTTCCACTCCTATCGAGACGGCTCCTTTGATATTTGGTCTGTCGGCACCGATGGAACGGGCCTCAGGCAGAGGACCTCCGGTCCCTTCGACGACAAAGAGCCTCACCTGTCACCTGACGGTGGGCGGCTGGCTTTCTCATCGGATCGCAGTGGGAACTATGACATTTGGGTGTTGACCCTCGAGACCGGTGAGCTTCAGCAGCTGACCCGCCATTCAGACAATGAATTCATGCCGGCCTGGTCGCCTGACGGCGCCGAGGTGGCTTTCGTTTCTGATCGCTCAGATTCTCCGGGCGTGTGGGCTACGACACTAGATGGCAAGGAACGCCTTCTGGCCGAGTCCAGCGGCTCAGTCAACGCGCCTTCCTGGAGTCCTGACGGCCGGCAGGTCCTGTTCAATGTGATCGCCAACGGCGAGAGTCGGCTGATGCTCTCAGGACGCTCCCTCACTTCCGGGGAGGATGTGTTTCCCTTCCGAGCCCAGTGGATCTCGCCCGAGGAGTTTTTGTACACGGCGGATGGCAAGATTAGAAGAAGGTCCATTGGCGGAGGGAACAGACAAACGCTTGAATTCATGGCCTCCGTGTCCTTTACACAGAAAGCGTACCAGCAGAGACGTAGAGATTTTAATTCGACCCAGGCGAGGCGAGCCCTGGGCATCATGAAGCCGGTCATTTCCCCGGACGCTACTCAAGTTGCATTTGTGGCTCTGGGTGATCTCTGGGTGATGGCCCTGAATGGTCTTCCCCGCCGTGTGACAAACGACCGATTCGTAGAAATGGATCCGGCCTGGTCGCCAGACGGCTCGTATCTAGCTTTTTCCTCTGACCGCAATGGCAACATCGATCTCTGGTTGCGCAACATGAGTACCGGACAGGAACGAGCGTTGACGAATCTACCCGCAGCTGAAATAGCCGCTGCTTGGGCTCCGGACGGAACTCGAATCGCCTTCCTGACCGACGCCGGAGAAATTCACACGGTCGAGGTGGAAAGTGGTCAGACCCAGAAGGTCCACGATGCCCTCTCGCGCCCCGGCCACCTCACCTGGTCATCCGACAGTCGCGTTATCGCGCTCTCAGCCCTTCAACCTTCTTCGACGCGGTTCAGGGAAGGAACGAACCAAATCCTGGCTATTTCTCTGGAGGATCATTCGGAGAGATTTTTTGTGCCGGTTCCCCACCGCTCCGTGGGCACCCGGGGTACAGACGGTCCCGTTTGGTCTCCGGATGGAGGCCAGATGGCTCTCGTCATGGGCGGGACGCTATGGGTCCTGCCCGTCAAACGCACGGGAGAACCGATGGGACCGCCCCGTCAACTGACCCGTGAGCCTGCTGAGTCACCGAGTTGGTCGCGAGATTCCAGAGAGATCCTTTTCCAATCGAACGACCGCCTGAAGATTGTCTCGGTGAAAGACGGGCAGATCCGAGGTGTCCCACTGGATCTGACCTGGAAGCCCAGGATTCCGGAGGGCCAAGTGGTGATCCATGCAGGCCGGTTATTCGATGGAAGAGAAGCCACCCTGCGTCGTGATGTGGACATTATCGTGGAGGGAAACCGCATACAAAGCATTGAAGATCATCGTCCCGAATTGCACGTTGCAAGGGTGATCGACGCGAGCGGTCAGACCGTCATCCCGGGTCTTATCGAGACCCATGGCCACCCTAGGAAGTGGTATGGGGAAACCCTTGGACGAATTTGGCTGTCATACGGCATCACAACGATTCGCAGCCTGGGGGGCTCGCCCTACGAAGCCTTGGAAGATCGGGAGGCTTTTGCTTCCGGCGTTCGGCTGGGACCACGGGTCTTCCTGACCGGAAATAAGTTTACCGGGTCACGCGTCCACTTCTCGGGGGAAAGGGCTCTTGAGACAGAGGCTCAGGTTGAGATGGAACTCGA from Candidatus Methylomirabilota bacterium includes:
- a CDS encoding amidohydrolase family protein; the protein is MRHLIAKGMPVVFVIAAALIASSVTAQPASSRQVDLTINEGTALAIALSPDGETVAMDLLGTLWVVSIGGGPARRITDELGDIRQPAWFPDGKTIAFHSYRDGSFDIWSVGTDGTGLRQRTSGPFDDKEPHLSPDGGRLAFSSDRSGNYDIWVLTLETGELQQLTRHSDNEFMPAWSPDGAEVAFVSDRSDSPGVWATTLDGKERLLAESSGSVNAPSWSPDGRQVLFNVIANGESRLMLSGRSLTSGEDVFPFRAQWISPEEFLYTADGKIRRRSIGGGNRQTLEFMASVSFTQKAYQQRRRDFNSTQARRALGIMKPVISPDATQVAFVALGDLWVMALNGLPRRVTNDRFVEMDPAWSPDGSYLAFSSDRNGNIDLWLRNMSTGQERALTNLPAAEIAAAWAPDGTRIAFLTDAGEIHTVEVESGQTQKVHDALSRPGHLTWSSDSRVIALSALQPSSTRFREGTNQILAISLEDHSERFFVPVPHRSVGTRGTDGPVWSPDGGQMALVMGGTLWVLPVKRTGEPMGPPRQLTREPAESPSWSRDSREILFQSNDRLKIVSVKDGQIRGVPLDLTWKPRIPEGQVVIHAGRLFDGREATLRRDVDIIVEGNRIQSIEDHRPELHVARVIDASGQTVIPGLIETHGHPRKWYGETLGRIWLSYGITTIRSLGGSPYEALEDREAFASGVRLGPRVFLTGNKFTGSRVHFSGERALETEAQVEMELERARILDYDLIKTYVRLPDLLQKRVVEYAHDHGIAVTSHELYPAASYGADGVEHIGGRSRHGYPTKETVLNHTYRDVIELIAASGMRMTPTVGIRGGFLLKAHRDPTLLDDPRFRRLFPTWIVDSTRSRVERIREADLEVLETRMKALGQTILAISRSGGRILAGTDSPIIPYGISLHTELEHFVDSGLSPFQALQSATIVSAEALGAGRDLGSIEAGKLADMVIIDGDPLADIRNTRKVRWVVKNGEVFDLPTLLGGN